A genomic window from Micromonospora violae includes:
- a CDS encoding PepSY domain-containing protein: protein MKRTNLLLASVGGSAVLAVAGVALGVNAADGSRTGDPALAAATVAPTATDAPDTTGSPSAGTPSGMPSAGTPSGTPSAGGAPAGSAVDETRAGEIALAKAGGGQIVEVEAEQENGRPVWSVEIVAGDTEHEVDVDRDNGSVVKAEQEPVDDDDADDKDDDDNDNDDDDDDDDGSDDDGSDDD, encoded by the coding sequence ATGAAGCGCACCAATCTGCTCCTGGCATCGGTCGGCGGGTCGGCGGTGCTGGCGGTGGCCGGGGTCGCGCTCGGCGTCAACGCCGCGGACGGCTCGCGGACCGGCGACCCGGCACTCGCCGCGGCGACCGTCGCGCCGACGGCCACCGACGCGCCGGACACCACAGGTTCGCCGTCGGCCGGCACCCCATCGGGTATGCCGTCGGCCGGGACGCCGTCCGGTACGCCGTCCGCCGGCGGCGCGCCGGCCGGCAGCGCGGTCGACGAGACGCGTGCCGGTGAGATTGCGCTCGCCAAGGCTGGTGGCGGGCAGATCGTCGAGGTCGAAGCCGAGCAGGAGAACGGCCGGCCGGTGTGGAGCGTCGAGATCGTCGCCGGCGACACCGAGCACGAGGTGGACGTCGACCGGGACAACGGTTCGGTGGTCAAAGCCGAGCAGGAGCCGGTCGACGACGATGACGCCGACGACAAGGACGACGACGACAACGACAACGACGATGACGATGACGACGACGACGGTTCCGACGACGACGGTTCCGACGACGACTGA
- a CDS encoding ABC transporter ATP-binding protein, with protein sequence MSMEVTAWTSLHHAMNARDERPLSRATLQRIAQFARPHRTLIIRFLLLSVVTAALTVAAPVLAGRVVDAIVDGTDSNVVIRLAVLIALIALAEAGLGLVTRFLSASIGEGLILQLRTAVFDHVQRMPVAFFTRTRTGALVSRLNNDVIGAQRAFSGTLSSVVGNAVTLTLTLAVMLTFSWQITLLALVLLPVFVIPARRMGSRLAQLQREAAEHNAAMSTRMTERFSAPGATLVKLYGRPAEESAEFAARARRVRDIGVRAAMLQWVFITALTVVGSLALALVYGLGGFYALRGSLDAGTVVALALLLSRLYAPLTSLASARVEVMSALVSFERVFEILDLKPLILDRSDARPLPDGPVAVEFDGVRFGYPSADKVSLASLEDVAKLDSRGGEEVLHGVSFRAEAGQMVALVGSSGAGKSTIAQLVPRLYDVEDGAVKLADVDVRELSAESIRSALGVVTQDGHLFHESIRANLAFARPDATEDEMWDVLRRARLDALIRSLPDGLDTIVGERGYRLSGGERQRLTIARLLLARPRVVILDEATAHLDSTSEAAVQDALAEALTGRTSVVIAHRLSTIRAADQILVVEDGRIVERGRHSDLLAVGGRYQELYRTQFDQEQPTGQEQPTGREQQPVQEQRVAI encoded by the coding sequence ATGAGCATGGAAGTTACCGCGTGGACGTCCCTGCACCACGCGATGAACGCGCGGGACGAGCGACCGCTGTCCCGCGCCACCTTGCAGCGGATCGCGCAGTTCGCGCGGCCGCACCGCACGTTGATCATCAGGTTCCTGTTGCTGAGCGTGGTGACGGCGGCCCTCACGGTGGCGGCGCCTGTTCTCGCCGGCCGGGTGGTCGACGCGATCGTCGACGGCACCGACAGCAATGTGGTGATCCGGCTGGCGGTACTGATCGCCCTGATCGCACTCGCCGAGGCCGGTCTGGGTCTGGTGACCCGGTTCCTCTCCGCGAGCATCGGTGAGGGGTTGATCCTCCAACTCCGAACCGCGGTCTTCGACCACGTTCAGCGCATGCCGGTGGCGTTCTTCACCCGTACCCGCACCGGTGCTCTGGTCAGCCGCCTGAACAACGACGTGATCGGTGCGCAGCGGGCCTTCAGCGGCACGCTGTCGAGTGTGGTCGGCAACGCCGTCACGCTGACCCTGACGTTGGCGGTGATGCTGACCTTCAGTTGGCAGATCACCCTGCTGGCGCTCGTCCTGCTGCCCGTCTTCGTCATCCCGGCCCGGCGGATGGGTTCGCGGCTCGCCCAGTTGCAGCGCGAGGCGGCCGAGCACAACGCGGCCATGAGCACCCGGATGACCGAACGCTTCTCCGCCCCCGGCGCGACCCTGGTCAAGCTGTACGGGCGGCCGGCCGAGGAGTCCGCCGAGTTCGCGGCGCGCGCACGACGGGTACGCGACATCGGCGTCCGCGCGGCGATGCTTCAGTGGGTCTTCATCACCGCGCTCACCGTCGTCGGCTCGTTGGCGCTGGCCCTGGTGTACGGGTTGGGTGGTTTCTACGCCCTGCGGGGCAGCCTCGACGCCGGAACTGTGGTGGCGCTCGCGCTGCTTCTGTCGCGGCTCTACGCACCGTTGACGTCGTTGGCCAGTGCCCGGGTCGAGGTGATGAGCGCGTTGGTGAGCTTCGAGCGGGTCTTCGAGATCCTCGACCTCAAGCCGCTGATTCTCGACAGGTCCGACGCCCGGCCCCTGCCGGACGGACCGGTCGCTGTCGAGTTCGACGGGGTCCGGTTCGGCTACCCCTCAGCGGACAAGGTGTCGCTGGCGTCGCTGGAGGACGTGGCGAAGCTCGACAGTCGCGGCGGCGAGGAGGTGCTGCACGGTGTGTCGTTCCGCGCCGAAGCGGGGCAGATGGTCGCTCTCGTCGGCTCCTCCGGGGCGGGCAAGTCGACGATCGCGCAGCTCGTGCCGCGCCTGTACGACGTCGAGGACGGCGCGGTGAAGCTCGCCGACGTCGACGTACGCGAACTGTCGGCCGAGTCGATCCGTAGCGCGTTGGGTGTGGTGACCCAGGACGGGCACCTCTTCCACGAGAGCATCCGCGCCAACTTGGCGTTCGCCCGGCCGGACGCGACCGAGGACGAGATGTGGGACGTGCTGCGGCGGGCCAGGCTCGACGCCCTGATCCGCTCACTCCCCGACGGGCTGGACACCATCGTCGGCGAACGCGGTTACCGGCTGTCCGGCGGAGAACGGCAACGACTCACCATCGCACGGTTGCTGTTGGCCCGGCCGCGCGTGGTCATCCTCGACGAGGCCACCGCACACCTCGACTCCACCTCGGAGGCGGCGGTTCAGGACGCCCTCGCCGAGGCCCTGACCGGCCGGACGAGCGTGGTCATCGCCCACCGACTCTCCACCATCCGGGCCGCTGACCAGATCCTCGTCGTCGAAGACGGGCGGATCGTCGAACGCGGGCGGCACAGTGACCTGCTCGCCGTCGGCGGCCGCTACCAGGAGTTGTACCGCACCCAGTTCGACCAGGAGCAGCCGACCGGTCAGGAGCAGCCGACCGGTCGGGAGCAGCAGCCGGTTCAGGAGCAGCGCGTCGCGATCTGA
- a CDS encoding alpha/beta fold hydrolase, producing the protein MVLGVRGDDGCRLWAEQAGVGPPLVLCHGGPGLWDYLAPVTRLLEDHARTIRWDQRGCGRSQRRGPYRVARFVADLDAVRDQLAGPRTALLGHSWGAHLALRYAIEHPERVSHLIYVSGTGIDPDRGWHPHYKRNLRLRLGPHLDRWEVLSARARTPAEDREWAVLQWSADFADPGTALRHADRMATPWRGINHDCGQAINAEVKEELRSSDLAGQCRALDLPVLIIDGTEDIRPRWAVDSLYRALPNSQRVSLAGAAHLPWVESPDDFRRAVTTFLRQ; encoded by the coding sequence ATGGTGCTGGGCGTGCGCGGCGACGACGGTTGCCGCCTGTGGGCCGAACAGGCCGGCGTCGGGCCGCCTCTGGTGCTCTGTCACGGCGGGCCGGGTCTGTGGGACTACCTCGCCCCGGTGACCCGACTACTCGAAGATCATGCCCGTACCATCCGCTGGGATCAGCGTGGCTGTGGGCGCTCGCAGCGGCGCGGCCCGTACCGCGTCGCCCGCTTCGTGGCCGATCTCGACGCGGTACGTGACCAGCTGGCCGGACCACGAACGGCCCTGCTGGGCCACTCGTGGGGCGCACACCTGGCGTTGCGGTACGCCATCGAACATCCCGAACGGGTCAGCCATCTGATCTACGTGTCCGGGACCGGCATCGATCCCGACCGCGGCTGGCACCCGCACTACAAGCGGAATCTGCGGCTGCGGCTCGGGCCCCACCTGGACCGGTGGGAGGTCCTCAGCGCGCGTGCCCGTACGCCCGCTGAGGACCGTGAATGGGCGGTGTTGCAATGGTCGGCCGACTTCGCCGACCCCGGCACGGCGCTGCGCCACGCCGATCGCATGGCCACGCCGTGGCGGGGCATCAACCACGACTGCGGTCAGGCCATCAACGCCGAGGTCAAAGAGGAGCTCCGCAGCTCCGACCTGGCCGGACAGTGCCGTGCGCTCGACCTGCCCGTGCTGATCATTGACGGCACCGAGGACATCCGGCCCCGCTGGGCCGTCGACTCGCTGTACCGCGCGTTGCCCAACAGCCAGCGGGTGAGCCTCGCCGGGGCCGCCCACCTTCCGTGGGTCGAGAGTCCGGACGACTTCCGTCGTGCGGTGACTACCTTCCTGAGGCAGTAG
- a CDS encoding PadR family transcriptional regulator, whose amino-acid sequence MAEAPLREPTFLVLTALAETPLHGYAVIEDVLRISDGRVRLRAGTLYAVLDRLRADGLIEVEREEVVQSRLRRYYRLTALGARRLTEEAARLRHNADAAHVRLRRGGLLTDGGAA is encoded by the coding sequence ATGGCTGAGGCTCCACTTCGGGAACCGACGTTCCTGGTGCTCACCGCGTTGGCGGAGACACCCCTGCACGGGTACGCCGTCATCGAGGACGTGCTGCGCATCTCCGACGGCCGGGTGCGCCTGCGCGCCGGCACCCTCTACGCCGTCCTCGACCGACTCCGCGCCGACGGGCTCATCGAGGTCGAGCGCGAAGAGGTGGTGCAGTCCCGACTTCGCCGCTACTACCGCCTCACCGCCCTGGGCGCGCGGCGGCTCACCGAAGAGGCGGCCCGCCTGCGACACAACGCCGACGCCGCCCACGTGCGGCTGCGCCGCGGCGGCCTCCTGACCGATGGAGGTGCCGCGTGA
- a CDS encoding response regulator transcription factor, which yields MARLLLIEDDLTIRTPLIRALRERGHAVAAASTAMAGLRDALDDRPDLVVLDLGLPDLDGRELLRMLRAVSSVPVIVATARDDEAEIVRVLDAGADDYVVKPFTAAQLDARARAVLRRGPSGTDGQDPTLVVGGLRVDPRARQVTLDGVAVELTPREFDLLHHLAGRPGQVVTKRELLTEVWQIPYGGADKTVDVHLSWLRRKLGENAQQPRYLHTVRGVGVRLEAPAAQP from the coding sequence GTGGCCCGCCTGCTGCTCATCGAGGACGACCTCACCATCCGTACCCCGCTGATCCGCGCCCTGCGGGAACGCGGCCACGCGGTGGCCGCGGCCTCGACCGCGATGGCCGGGCTCCGCGACGCCCTGGACGACCGACCCGACCTCGTCGTGCTCGACCTCGGTCTGCCCGACCTGGACGGTCGCGAGCTGCTGCGGATGCTGCGCGCGGTCAGCTCCGTGCCGGTCATCGTGGCCACCGCCCGCGACGACGAGGCCGAGATCGTCCGGGTGCTCGACGCGGGCGCCGACGACTACGTGGTCAAGCCGTTCACCGCCGCGCAGCTCGACGCCCGCGCCCGGGCGGTGCTGCGCCGGGGCCCCTCCGGCACCGACGGGCAGGACCCGACGCTCGTCGTCGGCGGGCTCCGCGTCGACCCCCGGGCCCGGCAGGTCACCCTCGACGGGGTCGCGGTCGAGCTGACACCCCGCGAGTTCGACCTGCTGCACCACCTCGCCGGTCGACCCGGCCAGGTGGTCACCAAACGTGAGCTGCTCACCGAGGTGTGGCAGATCCCGTACGGCGGTGCCGACAAGACCGTCGACGTGCACCTGTCCTGGTTGCGTCGCAAGTTGGGGGAGAACGCGCAGCAGCCCCGCTACCTGCACACCGTGCGGGGTGTCGGGGTGCGTCTGGAAGCCCCGGCGGCGCAACCGTGA
- a CDS encoding ThuA domain-containing protein → MRRSLRSWLGVALSAILVAGGIVAAPPSASAAPFSVLVFSKTAGFRHGSITPGIAAIQQLGAANGFTVEATEDATQFTDANLDRFAAVIWLSTTGDVLNAAQQAAFERYITGGGGYVGVHSASDTEYDWPWYGGLVGAYFASHPAEQTVTVKVADQVHPSTATLPQRWSRFDELYNYRTNPRGNVHVLATLDESTYTGGSMGADHPISWCQNYSGGRAWYTGLGHTDASYAEANFRQHLLGGIRTAAGEVDADCGPTVTSSFQQVELAKGAAETGEPMSLTVLPDRGVLHTSRNGVIRHTDANGNTKVAATLPVYTGDEEGLQGIKADPNFATNRWVYVYFAPPLNTPGGGAPATGTPADFAVWDGVNRLARFTVNADNTINLASETLILNVPTSRGMCCHVGGDMDFDAAGNLYLSTGDDTNPFDSAGFTPIDERSGRNPAFDAQRTSANSNDLRGKVLRIKPSAAGGYTIPAGNMFAPGTARTRPEVYAMGFRNPFRMSVDKATGVVYLGDYGPDAGTADPNRGPAGNVEFARIDRPGFYGWPYCTARNDAYNDYTFPSGPSGPKFDCAGGPVNNSPNNTGITQLPPAIPAWLPYGGSGSPPEFTGGGLSPMGGPVYRYDPTNTSPVAFPAYYDGTYFAGEFGRRWIKNIKLDSTGQPLKINPFPWTGTQVMDMEFGPDGALYVLDYGTGWFNGDANSALYRIEYAREGRAPIAKVSATPTSGTAPLTVAFSSAGTLDPDGDPFTYAWDFDNNGTTDSTAANPSFTYTTNGTRSPTLTVRDTTGKTATASVVVTVGNSAPVVTVNTPLNGQTFNFGDAVPFSVSVTDAQDGAINCARVKVNYVLGHDSHGHQLGSVQGCTGVIQTSADGEHDTAANIFGIIDAEYTDLGGGGQPALTTHTQAVLQPRVRQAEHFGDSSGIQIVAGAAGHGGAAVGYVDNNDWISFRPYNLTGVQSFSARVGAPAGGGGTLELRVDSPTGPLVGSATVVPTGGYATFATVTGGVTAPTGTRTLFLVFKGTGPYFDIDEFTLSTSPGGPGPDPDPDPEPGTNLARGKPARASSFEGAFVAANAFDGAAGTRWGSAFADPQWIDVDLGATYAINRVKLTWEAAYGSGYQIQTSPDGVTFTTIRTVTGGDGGVDDLTGLSGSGRYVRLLGTTRGSPWGYSLFEFEVYGGTGSPTGGNLLLNKPTTTSSNEGADVTGAQAVDGSLTTRWSSTFSDPQWIRVDLGSATAIGRVKLSWETAYSSAYQIQTSNDGSTWTTVKTVTGADGGVDEHTGLGANGRYLRIYGTARGTGYGHSLWEVEAYTS, encoded by the coding sequence GTGCGCAGATCCCTGAGATCGTGGCTCGGCGTCGCGCTGAGCGCGATCCTCGTGGCGGGCGGCATCGTCGCCGCACCACCCTCGGCCAGCGCCGCACCGTTCAGCGTGCTGGTCTTCAGCAAAACGGCCGGCTTCCGGCACGGCTCCATCACCCCGGGCATCGCCGCGATCCAGCAACTCGGTGCGGCCAACGGCTTCACCGTCGAGGCCACCGAGGACGCCACCCAGTTCACCGACGCCAACCTGGACCGGTTCGCCGCGGTGATCTGGCTCTCCACCACCGGCGACGTGCTCAACGCCGCCCAGCAGGCCGCGTTCGAGCGCTACATCACCGGCGGCGGTGGGTACGTGGGCGTGCACTCCGCCTCCGACACCGAGTACGACTGGCCCTGGTACGGCGGGCTGGTCGGGGCGTACTTCGCCTCGCACCCGGCCGAGCAGACCGTCACCGTGAAGGTCGCCGACCAGGTACACCCGTCCACCGCGACGCTGCCGCAGCGGTGGAGCCGGTTCGACGAGCTGTACAACTACCGCACCAATCCTCGGGGCAACGTGCACGTGCTGGCCACCCTGGACGAGAGCACCTACACCGGCGGCAGCATGGGCGCCGACCACCCGATCTCCTGGTGCCAGAACTACTCCGGCGGTCGCGCCTGGTACACCGGCCTGGGGCACACCGACGCGTCGTACGCCGAGGCGAACTTCCGTCAGCACCTGCTCGGCGGCATCCGGACCGCGGCGGGGGAGGTCGACGCCGACTGCGGTCCCACCGTCACCAGCAGCTTCCAGCAGGTGGAGCTGGCCAAGGGCGCGGCCGAGACCGGTGAGCCGATGAGCCTCACCGTCCTGCCGGACCGGGGCGTGCTGCACACCTCCCGCAACGGCGTGATCCGGCACACCGACGCCAACGGCAACACCAAGGTCGCCGCCACCCTGCCGGTCTACACCGGCGACGAGGAGGGTTTGCAGGGCATCAAGGCCGACCCGAACTTCGCCACCAACCGCTGGGTGTACGTCTACTTCGCCCCACCACTGAACACCCCCGGTGGTGGTGCCCCGGCCACCGGCACCCCGGCCGACTTCGCCGTCTGGGACGGCGTCAACCGGCTGGCCCGGTTCACCGTGAACGCGGACAACACCATCAACCTGGCCAGCGAGACGCTGATCCTGAACGTGCCGACCAGCCGGGGGATGTGCTGCCACGTCGGCGGTGACATGGACTTCGACGCGGCCGGCAACCTCTACCTGTCCACCGGCGACGACACCAACCCGTTCGACTCGGCCGGCTTCACCCCGATCGACGAGCGGTCCGGGCGTAACCCCGCCTTCGACGCCCAGCGCACCTCGGCGAACAGCAACGACCTGCGCGGCAAGGTCCTGCGGATCAAGCCGAGCGCGGCCGGCGGCTACACCATCCCGGCCGGCAACATGTTCGCCCCGGGCACCGCGCGGACCCGCCCGGAGGTCTACGCGATGGGCTTCCGCAACCCGTTCCGAATGAGCGTGGACAAGGCCACCGGCGTCGTCTACCTCGGTGACTACGGCCCCGACGCGGGCACCGCCGACCCGAACCGGGGCCCGGCGGGCAACGTCGAGTTCGCCCGGATCGACCGCCCCGGCTTCTACGGCTGGCCGTACTGCACCGCCCGCAACGACGCCTACAACGACTACACCTTCCCGTCCGGACCGTCCGGGCCGAAGTTCGACTGTGCCGGCGGGCCGGTGAACAACTCACCCAACAACACCGGCATCACCCAGCTGCCCCCGGCCATCCCGGCCTGGTTGCCGTACGGCGGCTCCGGCTCGCCGCCGGAGTTCACCGGCGGTGGCCTGTCGCCGATGGGCGGGCCGGTCTACCGGTACGACCCGACCAACACCTCGCCGGTGGCGTTCCCGGCGTACTACGACGGGACCTACTTCGCCGGTGAGTTCGGCCGCCGCTGGATCAAGAACATCAAGCTCGACTCCACCGGACAGCCACTGAAGATCAACCCGTTCCCGTGGACCGGCACCCAGGTCATGGACATGGAGTTCGGCCCGGACGGCGCGCTCTACGTGCTCGACTACGGCACCGGCTGGTTCAACGGTGACGCCAACTCGGCGCTCTACCGCATCGAGTACGCCCGCGAGGGCAGAGCGCCCATCGCGAAGGTGTCCGCCACCCCGACCAGCGGCACCGCGCCGCTGACCGTGGCGTTCTCCTCCGCCGGGACCCTCGACCCGGACGGTGATCCGTTCACCTACGCCTGGGACTTCGACAACAACGGCACCACCGACTCGACGGCTGCAAACCCGAGCTTCACGTACACCACCAACGGGACCCGCAGCCCGACGCTGACGGTCCGGGACACCACCGGCAAGACAGCCACCGCGAGCGTGGTCGTCACGGTCGGCAACAGCGCCCCGGTGGTCACCGTGAACACCCCGTTGAACGGGCAGACCTTCAATTTCGGGGACGCGGTGCCGTTCTCCGTCTCCGTCACCGACGCCCAGGACGGCGCGATCAACTGCGCCCGGGTGAAGGTGAACTACGTTCTCGGTCACGACTCGCACGGGCACCAACTCGGCAGCGTGCAGGGCTGCACCGGGGTCATCCAGACCTCGGCCGACGGCGAGCACGACACGGCGGCGAACATCTTCGGCATCATCGACGCCGAGTACACCGACCTGGGTGGCGGCGGCCAACCCGCGCTGACCACGCACACGCAGGCGGTGCTGCAACCACGGGTACGCCAGGCCGAGCACTTCGGTGACTCGTCCGGCATCCAGATCGTCGCCGGCGCGGCGGGCCACGGCGGCGCGGCGGTCGGCTACGTCGACAACAACGACTGGATCTCGTTCCGCCCGTACAACCTGACCGGTGTCCAGTCGTTCAGCGCCCGCGTCGGCGCACCGGCCGGCGGTGGCGGCACGCTGGAGTTGCGCGTCGACTCGCCCACCGGGCCACTGGTCGGTTCGGCCACCGTGGTACCCACCGGTGGCTACGCCACCTTCGCCACGGTCACCGGCGGGGTCACCGCCCCGACCGGCACTCGGACACTGTTCCTGGTCTTCAAGGGCACCGGCCCGTACTTCGACATCGACGAGTTCACCCTCTCCACCAGCCCCGGCGGACCCGGGCCGGATCCGGACCCGGATCCCGAACCGGGAACCAACCTGGCCCGGGGCAAGCCGGCACGCGCGTCCAGCTTCGAGGGCGCGTTCGTCGCGGCCAACGCCTTCGACGGCGCGGCCGGCACCCGGTGGGGCAGCGCCTTCGCGGACCCACAGTGGATCGACGTGGACCTCGGCGCGACGTACGCCATCAACCGGGTCAAGCTGACCTGGGAAGCGGCGTACGGGAGCGGATACCAGATCCAGACCTCGCCGGACGGGGTCACCTTCACCACCATCCGCACGGTCACCGGTGGCGACGGCGGGGTCGACGACCTGACCGGGCTCAGCGGGTCCGGCCGGTACGTCCGGCTTCTCGGCACCACGCGGGGGAGCCCGTGGGGCTACTCGCTGTTCGAGTTCGAGGTGTACGGCGGCACCGGCAGCCCGACCGGCGGCAACCTGCTGCTCAACAAGCCGACGACGACCTCCAGCAACGAGGGGGCGGACGTGACCGGCGCCCAGGCGGTCGACGGCAGCCTCACCACCCGCTGGTCGAGCACGTTCTCCGATCCGCAGTGGATCCGCGTCGACCTCGGCAGCGCCACCGCGATCGGCCGGGTCAAGCTGAGCTGGGAGACGGCGTACAGCAGCGCGTACCAGATCCAGACCTCGAACGACGGCAGCACCTGGACCACCGTGAAGACGGTGACCGGGGCCGACGGCGGGGTGGACGAGCACACCGGGCTCGGCGCCAACGGTCGCTACCTGCGCATCTACGGCACCGCTCGGGGCACCGGATATGGCCACTCGCTCTGGGAGGTGGAGGCGTACACGAGCTGA
- a CDS encoding septum formation initiator: MGRRSILIAAGWVATAAVATVIGLGAIRLVGESITGTPGGVRSATEIERALAAPEPAPPSTNTAAPGSTTSAAPGPTSTASVAPSASSGIRRGFATDGGTAVAECGAGGVRLVSWAPAQGYRVRDVDRGPDEDVEVTFQGASREYELKVRCIGSEPVAVADD; encoded by the coding sequence ATGGGCCGTCGTTCGATCCTCATCGCCGCCGGGTGGGTGGCCACCGCCGCGGTGGCCACAGTGATCGGGTTGGGTGCCATCCGGTTGGTGGGCGAGAGCATCACCGGCACACCGGGCGGGGTGCGCAGTGCGACCGAGATCGAGCGGGCGCTGGCCGCACCCGAACCAGCACCGCCCAGCACCAACACGGCCGCGCCGGGCAGCACCACATCGGCCGCGCCGGGCCCGACCAGCACCGCCTCGGTCGCTCCGAGCGCCAGCTCCGGGATCCGTCGGGGGTTCGCCACCGACGGGGGTACGGCCGTGGCCGAGTGCGGTGCCGGCGGCGTACGCCTCGTCTCCTGGGCGCCGGCGCAGGGTTACCGGGTCCGCGACGTGGACCGCGGCCCGGACGAGGACGTCGAGGTCACCTTCCAGGGGGCGTCCCGGGAGTACGAGTTGAAGGTGCGCTGCATCGGCTCGGAGCCGGTCGCCGTCGCCGACGACTGA
- a CDS encoding sensor histidine kinase, which produces MRARLALLVGAVSVLTLIAFLVPLALLVRTVAEDRATVRATADAQSLVPVVGTADAATIRLTVEQLAAESGRPVSVFLPDGTVLGAQIPRTPAVALAARGQSLTGESAAGREVVIAVQGRADGTGVIRIAVPQHELTAGVTRAWLVLALLGVILVLIGLLIADRLARTLVRPISDLSAVSHRLANAELDARVTPAGPAELREVAGALNHLAGRIQVLLMQEREQVADLSHQLRTPLTALRLEAESLRDPDDAARITAAADGLERAVTGLIRQARWRHAPAQPASSDAAAIVADRVAFWSVLAEDTGRAVTLDLTPGPLPVGVAADPLTAAVDALLGNVFAHTPDGTPFSVRLAREEGKVGEVVLTVADDGPGMPAGAIRRGASAAGSTGLGLDIARRAAQAAGGRLELRAGPGGGAQVLLRLGPVRPGSAAPLRDA; this is translated from the coding sequence GTGAGGGCCCGCCTCGCGCTGCTGGTCGGCGCGGTCAGCGTCCTCACCCTCATCGCTTTCCTGGTGCCGCTGGCGCTGCTGGTGCGTACCGTAGCCGAGGACCGGGCCACGGTTCGCGCCACCGCCGACGCGCAGAGCCTGGTGCCGGTGGTCGGCACCGCCGACGCGGCGACCATCCGGCTCACCGTCGAGCAGCTCGCCGCCGAGTCCGGGCGACCGGTGAGCGTCTTCCTGCCCGACGGCACGGTGCTGGGCGCCCAGATACCGCGTACGCCCGCGGTGGCCCTCGCCGCCCGCGGACAGAGCCTCACCGGGGAGTCGGCGGCCGGCCGGGAGGTGGTCATCGCCGTGCAGGGCCGGGCGGACGGCACCGGCGTGATCCGGATCGCGGTGCCGCAGCACGAGCTGACCGCCGGAGTCACCCGGGCCTGGCTGGTGCTGGCGCTGCTCGGCGTGATCCTGGTGCTGATCGGGCTGTTGATCGCCGACCGGTTGGCCCGCACCCTGGTCCGGCCGATCAGCGACCTCTCGGCCGTCTCCCACCGGCTGGCCAACGCCGAGCTGGACGCCCGGGTCACACCGGCCGGCCCAGCCGAGCTGCGCGAGGTGGCCGGCGCGCTCAACCACCTCGCCGGCCGAATCCAGGTCCTCCTCATGCAGGAGCGCGAACAGGTCGCCGACCTGTCGCACCAGCTGCGTACGCCACTGACGGCGTTGCGGCTGGAGGCGGAGTCGTTGCGTGACCCGGACGACGCCGCCCGGATCACCGCCGCCGCCGACGGGCTGGAACGCGCGGTCACCGGGCTGATCCGGCAGGCCCGGTGGCGGCACGCACCCGCGCAGCCAGCGTCCTCGGACGCGGCGGCGATCGTCGCCGACCGGGTCGCGTTCTGGTCGGTGCTGGCCGAGGACACCGGCCGGGCCGTCACCCTCGACCTGACGCCCGGCCCGCTCCCCGTCGGGGTGGCCGCCGACCCCCTGACGGCGGCCGTGGACGCCCTGCTCGGCAACGTCTTCGCACACACCCCCGACGGCACGCCGTTCAGCGTCCGGCTCGCCCGCGAGGAGGGCAAGGTGGGCGAGGTTGTTCTCACGGTCGCCGACGACGGCCCCGGCATGCCCGCCGGGGCGATCCGGCGGGGTGCCAGCGCGGCCGGGTCCACCGGCCTCGGCCTGGACATCGCCCGGCGTGCCGCCCAGGCCGCCGGCGGCCGACTGGAGCTGCGGGCCGGCCCGGGAGGCGGCGCGCAGGTGCTGCTCCGGTTGGGGCCGGTCCGGCCGGGGTCGGCGGCACCGCTGCGCGACGCATAG
- a CDS encoding DUF5872 domain-containing protein, which translates to MARYTKPELREQIKEEIKASDKGGRPGQWSARKSQLVTQEYKKRGGGFLGEKDERQKSLQRWGNEKWQTKEGDTRARKGDTTSRYLPKKAWEEMSESQKRATDTKKREASRSGKQYVANTGPAKRARRNATTAGRMSEMSVAEAAKLVRGLDTRQLKTALRNERATKDRKTLVQRLEAELTRRG; encoded by the coding sequence ATGGCGCGGTATACGAAACCCGAGCTCAGAGAGCAGATCAAGGAAGAGATCAAGGCTTCCGACAAGGGCGGCCGGCCGGGGCAGTGGTCGGCACGCAAGTCGCAGCTGGTCACTCAGGAGTACAAGAAACGCGGCGGTGGATTCCTGGGCGAAAAGGACGAGCGGCAGAAGTCTCTCCAACGCTGGGGCAACGAGAAATGGCAGACCAAGGAGGGCGACACCCGGGCGCGTAAGGGCGACACGACGAGTCGCTACCTGCCCAAGAAGGCCTGGGAGGAGATGTCGGAGAGCCAGAAACGCGCGACCGACACGAAGAAGCGCGAGGCGTCCCGATCCGGTAAGCAGTACGTCGCCAACACCGGCCCGGCCAAGCGGGCGCGTCGCAATGCCACCACCGCCGGACGGATGTCCGAGATGTCGGTCGCGGAGGCGGCCAAGCTGGTCCGTGGCCTCGACACCCGGCAGCTCAAGACCGCGCTGCGTAACGAACGTGCCACCAAGGACCGCAAGACGCTCGTCCAACGGCTGGAAGCCGAACTCACCCGGCGCGGCTGA